The genomic interval CTGATGGTGCTGCGAGCAATGCGTATCATGCGTGGTAATCGTTCGAGCGATTCTCCAAGCAAAACAATATCGGCGGCTTCAAGGGTGACGTCGGCACCGCGTCGTCCCATAGCGATGCCGACATGGCTGGCGGCGAGCAGGGGGGCATCGTTGATGCCATCGCCAACGGCGATAACGGTCTTTCCGTTTTGCTGCTCTTCGCGCAAAAGGTTTACTTTATCGTGCGGCAGTAATCCGCCGTGGGCACGTTCTATGCCGATAGCGTGGGCGATGCGGGTGGCCCGTTCTGGCGTGTCGCCTGAGGCCATCACACATTTTAGCCCCAAGGCTTTCAGTTGTTGGAGGGCGCTTTCGGCGTCTGGCCGCACGGTATCAGCCAGCAGGCAGCGCCCGGCATAATGGCCATCGACGATGCAGTAGAGTGCGAGTTGGTTTTCGTCGGCAACCTTAGGAAATGACAGATCGGGATGGGTGGATTTCAGTCGTTCTCCGCCCAGCCACACGTCATGGCCGTCAATGACGCCGCGCATCCCAACGCCGGGGATTTCTTCGAGCTGTGAGGGCACCAGTGGCGTGATGCCGAGGGCGCGAAATGGCTCAGCCAAAGGATGATTGGAGTGGCATTCGAGTGACACGGCGTATTGCTTCAGGAGTGCTTCCTCCCACCCGTCAGCGCATTCCCATTGGACGATAGAAAATTCTCCCTGCGTGAGAGTGCCGGTTTTATCAAAAATGATAGTTGTGGCGCGGCTGAGGGTATCCAAAAAGGCCGCTCCCTTCACCAGTATGCCTTGCCGTGCGCTGTTGCCGAGTCCCACGAAATAGGTGAGCGGTACTGAAAGGACGAGTGCGCAGGGGCATGAGATGACGAGAAAGATCAGCGCGCTGTAGATGTGGTCGCTCCACAGTCGTCCGGTGTGCCACCACCCGAGCGTATCGCCCAGTCCGGGTATTCCGGCGAGGAGTGCAGCGGCAATGACGACGGTTGGTGTGTACCAGCGGGCAAAGCGGGTGATGAATTTTTCGAGTGGTGCTTGGTTGCGGCGGGCGGAGCTAATCAATTCGATGATTTTCCCTAGGGTTGAATCACCGTAGTTGGCGACAGCGACGATGTGTGCTGGCGATCCGGTTACGACGCTTCCGGCGAGGAGCATTTCCCCTTGATAGTGCTGTACGGGAAGGCTTTCGCCAGTAATGGCGCGGCAGTCGAGTTCGGCGCGTTGATCAAGCAAAGTACCGTCGACGGGGATGGTTTCGCCGGGGCGGACAATGATGGTGTCGCCGGGGAGAAGCGCTTCGGGTGGAACATCTTCCCACTGATCTTCACGCTTGCGGTGCGCTACGGCTGGGCGGAGTGACCGCAGTGCTTGGATGTTGCCGCGGCTACTTTCTAGCGCCCGTTCTTCAAGGTGCGAACCAATGGCAAAGAAGACCATAACACCCGCCGCTTCTTCCCACGCCCCCAATGCCGCCGCTGCCAGAGTGGCGAGCGACATGAGGAAATTTTCGTCGAAGATGGTTTGCCATTCGCGCCGCAAAATATTTTTCGTGGCTTGCGTGTAGACGGGAAAGCCCGCCCACAGTGCGAGCGATCCAAAGCCGATGGCCAATGCGCCTTCGCCGAGCGGTGAGTCTGGCCAGTACGGGCTATGA from Chrysiogenes arsenatis DSM 11915 carries:
- a CDS encoding heavy metal translocating P-type ATPase encodes the protein MSHAHHHHDHHHTIQLHINNLHCASCADAIARAIRQLTEVEKFQLDLLEKTAHLSADCDNSDELLAKINRIADSIEPGVYFHQVPSDLAPSTQATSWWRALPPSLWCMIFLYIALWIMGHSPYWPDSPLGEGALAIGFGSLALWAGFPVYTQATKNILRREWQTIFDENFLMSLATLAAAALGAWEEAAGVMVFFAIGSHLEERALESSRGNIQALRSLRPAVAHRKREDQWEDVPPEALLPGDTIIVRPGETIPVDGTLLDQRAELDCRAITGESLPVQHYQGEMLLAGSVVTGSPAHIVAVANYGDSTLGKIIELISSARRNQAPLEKFITRFARWYTPTVVIAAALLAGIPGLGDTLGWWHTGRLWSDHIYSALIFLVISCPCALVLSVPLTYFVGLGNSARQGILVKGAAFLDTLSRATTIIFDKTGTLTQGEFSIVQWECADGWEEALLKQYAVSLECHSNHPLAEPFRALGITPLVPSQLEEIPGVGMRGVIDGHDVWLGGERLKSTHPDLSFPKVADENQLALYCIVDGHYAGRCLLADTVRPDAESALQQLKALGLKCVMASGDTPERATRIAHAIGIERAHGGLLPHDKVNLLREEQQNGKTVIAVGDGINDAPLLAASHVGIAMGRRGADVTLEAADIVLLGESLERLPRMIRIARSTISIARQNVALALGLKLAIMGLGVLGLASLWQAVLADVGVALLAIANSMRAGKTR